A window of the Acidithiobacillus thiooxidans ATCC 19377 genome harbors these coding sequences:
- a CDS encoding YbeD family protein: protein MKTETRQADDFPHLHHVKVIGQHADLLGAVREAVEPHAPDLPESAFALRASSQGQYLSVTISLEIQNEAQLLNIYTAVKAVDGVILCL, encoded by the coding sequence ATGAAGACAGAAACCCGGCAAGCAGATGACTTTCCCCATCTGCATCATGTCAAGGTAATTGGGCAGCATGCTGATCTGCTGGGTGCAGTGCGCGAAGCCGTAGAGCCCCATGCCCCCGATTTACCGGAAAGCGCTTTTGCCCTGCGCGCCAGCAGTCAGGGACAGTACCTTTCGGTAACGATCTCTTTGGAAATACAAAATGAAGCCCAGCTTCTGAATATTTATACGGCGGTAAAAGCCGTGGACGGAGTCATCCTCTGCTTATGA
- a CDS encoding D-alanyl-D-alanine carboxypeptidase family protein gives MISRPSLISKIFLVFFGLLFASTAFAVVPTPRLPTPPAPALPSVVSYVLMDYDTGQIIAAKSENLRRAPASLTKLMTAYLTYQAIHNGTLNLNENIQISNTAWKTGGSSMFIQPGLAVNIDQLLHGLLIDSGNDAAVALAETVAGSRSGFVTLMNETAAQLGLHNTHYNNVDGLPDDNLYTTALDVARLSRTLIQQYPQVIQITKQKSYTYNKITQRSWNPVLFRDPSVDGLKTGLTDASGYCIDATAQRNGRRLIAVVMGGPNWAGSTNAVEALLDYGYRFFVNHPVYQSGQQVGKITRNDFSPMHVPVGVTQKVTVTVPKGHFSDLQRVVELNPNLQAPLKKGTVVGTLVFQLDGKTLKTVPVVSMVSAEKAGWLSRMFHKIGDAL, from the coding sequence ATGATTTCCCGCCCCTCCCTAATAAGTAAAATATTTCTTGTTTTTTTCGGGCTGCTTTTTGCCAGCACCGCCTTTGCCGTCGTGCCGACCCCAAGACTGCCCACACCTCCAGCACCCGCCCTGCCGTCCGTCGTCAGTTATGTACTGATGGATTATGACACGGGTCAGATTATTGCGGCGAAAAGTGAAAACCTGCGCCGCGCACCGGCCAGTCTCACCAAGCTGATGACGGCCTATCTGACCTATCAGGCCATCCACAATGGCACCCTCAATCTCAATGAAAACATTCAAATATCCAACACAGCCTGGAAAACTGGTGGTTCCAGCATGTTCATCCAGCCCGGTCTGGCGGTCAATATTGACCAACTCCTACATGGGCTACTGATTGATTCGGGCAACGATGCCGCCGTGGCATTGGCCGAAACCGTAGCAGGAAGCCGGTCCGGCTTTGTAACCCTGATGAATGAAACGGCAGCACAACTGGGACTGCATAATACCCATTACAACAATGTTGATGGTTTACCGGATGACAACCTGTATACCACTGCTCTGGATGTAGCGCGGCTATCCCGGACACTGATTCAGCAATACCCCCAAGTCATTCAAATTACGAAACAAAAATCCTATACCTACAACAAAATCACCCAACGGAGCTGGAATCCTGTATTGTTTCGGGATCCCAGCGTGGATGGCCTTAAAACAGGACTGACAGATGCCTCCGGCTATTGCATTGACGCTACCGCTCAGCGCAATGGTCGGCGCCTGATCGCCGTAGTGATGGGTGGACCCAACTGGGCTGGCAGTACCAATGCCGTAGAAGCACTGTTGGACTACGGTTACCGTTTTTTTGTGAATCATCCGGTGTACCAGTCAGGCCAGCAGGTTGGTAAAATCACGCGGAACGACTTCTCTCCCATGCATGTTCCCGTAGGTGTCACCCAAAAGGTCACTGTCACCGTACCCAAGGGACATTTTTCTGATTTGCAGCGCGTTGTCGAACTCAATCCGAATTTGCAGGCCCCTCTGAAAAAAGGTACGGTCGTGGGAACATTGGTTTTCCAGCTTGACGGTAAAACACTTAAAACAGTCCCGGTGGTCAGCATGGTTTCTGCAGAGAAGGCTGGCTGGTTATCGCGGATGTTCCACAAAATCGGTGACGCGCTCTGA
- the rodA gene encoding rod shape-determining protein RodA, with product MNRTQRLFRPLQKLDPALLTGVVILMGISLAVLYSGSQESLRVVFAQLFHFAIGFIVLIAIANTPPERIRAWAPALYGIGVILLALTLVAGKTSLGARRWLGAGPVTFQPSELMKLALPLLMAYYYSQQENVRHWRAAITGLILIAIPFLLIAKEPDLGTAAQIGAAGIFMMWLAGVRRRWFIGLLIIVAVSGPVMWHFLHGYQKERILTFLDPQRDPLGAGYHIIQSMIAVGSGGFWGKGWFNGTQVNLDFLPEAQTDFVFAGFAEEFGLFGVLILIATYLLIVLRGLVIAFESRDAFGRLIAGTLSLTFFLYIFINMGMTTGILPVVGVPLPLISYGGTAMLTFMIGLGILMSVHAHPRTHE from the coding sequence GATGGGCATCAGTTTGGCCGTGCTTTACAGCGGCAGCCAGGAAAGTCTGCGCGTAGTTTTCGCCCAGTTATTCCACTTTGCTATCGGATTTATTGTGCTGATCGCCATTGCTAACACTCCGCCGGAACGCATTCGCGCCTGGGCCCCGGCACTTTATGGCATCGGCGTTATCCTCCTGGCACTGACCCTGGTCGCTGGCAAAACAAGCCTCGGAGCCCGACGCTGGTTAGGTGCCGGACCCGTCACTTTCCAGCCCTCGGAACTCATGAAACTGGCTTTACCGCTACTGATGGCCTACTACTACTCCCAGCAGGAAAACGTGCGCCATTGGCGTGCCGCAATTACCGGATTGATACTGATCGCCATCCCCTTTCTGTTGATTGCCAAGGAGCCAGATCTGGGTACCGCCGCCCAAATTGGTGCCGCTGGCATTTTCATGATGTGGCTGGCTGGCGTGCGACGGCGCTGGTTTATTGGACTACTCATCATTGTCGCAGTCAGTGGACCCGTCATGTGGCATTTTCTGCACGGTTATCAAAAGGAGCGCATTCTGACTTTCCTTGACCCTCAACGCGACCCTTTGGGAGCGGGATATCACATCATTCAGAGCATGATTGCTGTTGGCTCCGGGGGGTTTTGGGGAAAGGGCTGGTTTAACGGTACCCAGGTGAATCTCGACTTTTTGCCCGAAGCACAAACAGATTTTGTTTTTGCTGGTTTTGCTGAAGAATTCGGTCTTTTTGGTGTACTCATTCTAATTGCCACTTACCTCCTGATTGTCCTGCGCGGACTGGTCATCGCCTTTGAAAGCCGGGATGCTTTTGGCCGTTTGATTGCCGGCACCCTGAGTCTGACATTTTTTCTGTATATTTTTATCAACATGGGTATGACCACGGGGATTTTACCCGTAGTCGGAGTGCCGCTGCCCCTCATCAGCTATGGCGGTACGGCCATGCTGACTTTCATGATCGGATTGGGGATTCTGATGTCAGTGCACGCCCATCCACGAACCCATGAATAG